The DNA segment tggaccttgtttggtcaattcttatagcttgaaatagttcacgcccattttcgagggagcatccaatgaatgtccgcgatctgaagcggagggaaagttcctttgtctctgttgagacaaccccctgatgatttagggcctgtccgatttcatcaggaatattaaagcaagttcattattccagattaaatacatttttcattactttgctctagataaatgggtctgtcaaagcatgacgattagaacaagactagacataatatatatatgaccaaagatctaatctttagatcgaattacacatttaaagatttgtttaacacatgataacactgcagatattcccaatttatatgggaaacctctaatgtaccgcaaaaacaatactatacacattaagactacatttgagtacattctatcattcttttgtaaggattaggtttcctgtcctgtggtcctgtgagctcgtaaaattttacgagctaccaaggagtgtgggggttgcagaacatttctttttgagaaagtataagattgaaatcaagcatttccacttataagtcagcactttaaccatttacccaggattaaccattttatgcaatacacaaacatataaaatacatatttaataaaggacttacaaaagtaaggaacaaaaagaaaggtttcttttgtgtgtgtgtgtgtgtgtatgttaaggaatttggtttcaggtatcctttgaggctcgcatgggtatcgtaaagtaatttaagtccagccaggctggtatttagtaccaacagtctgaatttacaaaacagaatttaacccatgaatcgctgacctgcatatctgttacatctccccctttacgtcagatgaagtccctgtgtggacatcatcggacggcaatcatcccggatgggcagatgacaggtgaatcgtgatggtcatgcagcaggtgggtcatgatgacaggtggttcctgaagctgaggattcagcttggtgaggttcggtattgtctttgactttgcgtcccttttccggggattccatcggagacctccagccacagttgtcgtgagtttggctgtagaggtttgcatctcgttgagtatcctgtataggatgaaggtcacgccaagagtcagggcgggaccaatgacggtggagatgcaccgtgcagtgtcggcagcagtccaggctaggaccgcagatgactggttcagaatgggctgtcgagacagtgcttggagggctgtatcgacaggagtaatgtcaatgtgttgggtggtacctttcagtacttggtccagcaggttggcacgggtggcggtgtcatgctggtcgtaggtcagcatagctgagcgcacaggagtgttgacgagccatctgttacccacaatctctgcttgcgtttctgtgacttgtgtacgaggcttggcttcggcagggcagcgcgtatcgctgacccagggttgcagctcgcagattccttcagagttgtgtctgaggaagggtttgctaaggcagagataatgaatgtctttggttaaagtacacatgtgcatgtttggggccaggtacagctgtgtgttgctgtcgtggtaggccaccacatttggaatgtgtgttttggtgtgggtgttgctcttccacatcctgacactgacaatgtctttaggtctgtagacttggtttgactcactgatgagttggttcaggagcacgttcacttctctctgtttggggtttgcgtgccgtaggaaggcgctatccagagagttggccaggtgcattcgtagcaggtcagctggcatggtgatggtgtaagacagcacagttaacacaaggcttaagggtatcatgtatggtggggttttactcgtggttaggctgtctttggaggagctaacctcccacagcatgtctgttgttaacgctgtaggcagctgagtctgggtaaagttcttctggaagacagtaaacagtggtttcaaggagtttacagtctggttcgctgcattgacactggacataacaatgttaaacattctggcggcagcagcagcggctctaagcaaagctcccgggagctgtttggagcggtggtggtgtccacctaactccatttgtgtaaccgtcactttctcatattggctgaacaggtgtttgacatcggcctccgtgtgagtgagggagtcctctctccatcggaaccttgtacagctgtatttggttacagtgctggggtagtgtgccctgtcatcggtagtcaggagtctcagcggttttctcggtggcagctgtcctctctttggctgacagcacggcacggcaaaccacagcagcatcctggtacagataatagggagagagagagagaaaggggagaaagaaacaaacaaggcctgtctttggttggacaggacagtctctttgcttcgtgggcggcgactgggtttagctcgccctcgcccatgttttgccacatcttgctgctgtcatgacgcttgcctcagtgttgtgtcagtggctctggtgctgcgtggtgcagcacatgctgcgtcatggaaatatattggcagtatcccccttttgctccgtggcattacacgccctggcattgtgatgtcagacggtgcacaacccacaatattgttctgtgcacgcagcatggtttgtgtatcatgcagtggtctggggcttttgttgtcagtgactgtagactggttgccagggtggatggaggggtctgagaggtggtaaaacaaagtcattatcaaggtttcagaagcccgcatgtccgctatgttggtctgtgtagacaacggagcctgcgtaagcgattctgaggtaggcagtttagctagtaaagttcttgtgctgtgtgtaatcacttcaaccttgaatgtgggtgggtgggttgggagtgaccatagaatgttgtttagtgtgccagttttggcaagggtgtcagtgtgatctttaaagtcctcgtctagacttggtaactttgagtgtccttttaccttcttccagtacacgatcacattgtgtgtttttgtgatgttatcacattgctggaacaggtgttggtgtttgacatgcttgtttgcaagtgtgagtccgagttccacacattcaggtgaggattggaagaaacccagcgtgtggtgtaaggtttgaccaccttgcaggttgagccgaacagcgacccctttggtgtaagctggtaccaccgtatcctgtttgttgactaaggtacagaggcttgaacttgggcctgttgttagggcgttgtactcatggctggctgctggggttcccgtgacctctgtgacctgaccgtctggctctgtgggagttcccgtgacctctgcgacctgacagtctggctctagcaacctgtgtggctggagagaaagaggttctcgcacttgagcaaagtcttttagctgtttgaagttcagaaaagggtcaaagtgttctagcaggtctttgtcgatgagcaatgtatgagtgttcattggtgggacatacatgggatgtattagactcatcggaacgaatgtcaggtgaatggaaacaacctgttcaaactggatgtcatcctgtctgtacacctgtaccttcagttcataagtttgaggtgtaagagttcgatcttgtctcttagcttcaaattggagtcttttggaaaggtaagatgagatcaccgtcaggtttaatcctgtgtcgatcaggttttccctgttgactcctttttgacccaccccctttttgacagggctgcccaggaatgttggcattagggcaggtgggacgatcggtgggtgatgaggaccggtcttgtgtagctcgctgcgaaggcaggtagtcaaaacagcattttctggtaccttgtgtttgtggtacctggtgtgaggacctgtgctgtctcgttcagttagctgtagctgttgactgtggagctcgggcagtgttctgggtgcttggctcatcctccttgcgagtattcatgtgaagaagatctttcagcaccctcaggatctctgctgtctcagacgtggctgcactgtgttgccctctgctggcttggaatggtattgactctctgtaaagatgtctgtgactgtggtgttgtagagcgccatctagggttaactccaagcagtgctcagagacagagactttggggtatttcacagtcttttcacaaatcgtcttttgcttggtgcaagctttgtgggctaagttccgtaactcttgtgtagtcctgttacggggacacgctgggactctgagatgaaaactccaactggcatgtaggtttgggaggaacagagtttttaagttgaaatcctgttccatacctggttcattgcatgctccgaagtaggtgtttcgtagctgactacagaaagtctgtgggttttcaaatcggccctgtttgaggtccatagcaataaggagcccatgatctgagtttggatcagagaattcaagaatcaaagtctgtagcagttgctggtagtacgctttgacagtctctggttgacgatccagaaagcaatgcacatcacggctggccgtgatttttaacaggtacaatgtgttcacatctgtcacgttggcgacagtttgcaaatgaaagtcaatggcttgtaaagaagcatgaacatcatgtcctcctgcaggatctggaatgaatgtagagatgcttctggctagcttgtgaagttctctgtgagcagtgcagggtttggtgacatgcgttctctggaagggttctcttccctccgttattgacagatgttcttgcaagctggctggtgatttccttagaagggagattacacccccttttccagctctgggttcttggctgaaagggttggagtggcggcccgggagaaattttgtggtgtgcgtttctccgatccagccactctgtaatctgtgaaattgtctcagttctgtgtgagcagtgtaaagttcatcttggagcttgtctctctgcagagtaagcttgttgaatttagcttgggccgcttgcaagtgtgttttgcaggcccaggttttatagactctttctttcaattcagtctctgctctttttaggagagcgtcaccttgctggagttttttggtgaggtcttttctggcttctctctccagctgttctctttgatctgtgtcgaggcgaagatcttgcagggcattgtgaagtctttcaactcctgtccgtagctctggatctgtgtcgtcctctttctcgcgctggttctgggtctcgaggaggagctgatcaagatgactctgggttggggcctggtccttccaggcctcctccgcgatgttgctccgttcactgagccgtgcctgggcgacgagaatgtgaactaggcttctgaagatcctggcgagttctctgtagtagtcgctttggtttggatcgcgtgccatcagttcatctagctcggtgtctagttgctctgggtgctgcaggttaatggcatccttgggcaggaagggggtcgtcactgctttcaaccatgtcgagaggtggcccccgtggactgctggactggatgcctggaacatcctgattctctgtcggtgagagaagcacagcacacacacacaaaaagaccaatgcaagttcgttctacgtttaacgagctatattcatacgggctgtgccgtttatgagaattttggggctgactgatgcaaacagtcagacagttaagtagccaattaacttgggtcaacgaaggacctgaaatggagatttgacaggcagtagcctagcgggtcgtgtgatgacaccggctgctggtggtcgctctactatttaacttcgttggtggctcccaggttactgtctctatgtgaaatgaaagaaacaaatcacaacagaacaggtggtagaaaaagatcaaagtgaaacacaacacttgaaatgagatgaaaacaatagaaacacaacgtgttagtgagaataaggaggcctaagcctactgctaggttttaagatagggccaacaggtgagtgggctatctgggtaggaaacctagaaatatggtgtggcttaaagaagcaaaagggtcagaacacttaaaatatatccgggggaatatctaatattctgtggcttataataagtggataggttttatcacttttggttcacctggttgaattgaagtcattcaggtgggaaccagtggcttggtcaacctccccggtgctccccaaacactgaaccgcagtgtccccggtcctccgttactctggcgtgtcgcaggacagcacggcttgtgacttttagcacaacctttggagtgccaaaattgctgatgtctcttgagacaagagggaccgagtttcactcgcagccagtatcggtaacaccgatcgggcagccttgctcactggaaacctgagatgactgtccaatcaccaagggagttctacaatcaaatacacaaaggatgaacaaaggaaacttaaagttaattaaggtttggtttgtttaacatcaattgagtaactatatgtagagaggaaaggtaacagctttacctaatcatgataaaacaaaacaaaggaatttatgataataatggtaattatcaaaagaacctaagtcaaaagagagaagcaaaataataaacatcaaattaaaagacagtaatgaaacaagggagaaggagtagttggttttcaccacaagggggggaaagtactgcttctctgtctttaacctgctgagcagaaaacttaattcaaattaaaaattcaaaactggtttaaatcaaaatttaaaataagcatgtaagaattaaaaggaaaatcggaataatatcctataataaccattgatagcttgtaagttatcattaatgatcatgaaattaatcaaacagggtgagattaatcaaaagggGTAAAAGTAGACATGCAGTTTCAAAACAGAAAGGAAAAGAcataggtctgttagtcgatttaacaggagactgccactagatggcttaccttctaagtgggtcaatcagtggttgacctgacacatctagatttccactattaaacaattacattttaattcaaatcatgtttgaaccaaactcaaagtaaatgtaaacagtcaaaggcagagaacattcttttgtttccctgtaataatattcgcacgagcaaagctgtaaatgcaaataattatcgagaatttagacatccaattcaaatatacatcacaggggattataaattagcaatcagagtgcattatctgaaatggccacaggttggcagctttgcactcatgcaagctggaatcagaaagcagggtgtaccctgaaatttctaacccacacgttccctctagtgtttagatagaggaattacaatttcaatatgacttagaatttatctgatcgtttgtcaggctgattttctgcatcaaaaatcaccagtaacaaaccaaaggttttaatctctgaggtgctatattaacataggttgaagaaggatccgttcacttccaaaacacaactgtaataaaaacaggaattttccaactgttgactccaataaacatttatcaaaatagcacttatgatttaaatgttttaggtttaaaaatcgggtagctaagccaattttagaccaggagtttttatcgttttatttttgaatattactgtggtttaccacgaattcaataacgatatttaataacaaggcctttttactgaatcagaggaacatcgctcatgttcagatttacatgttgcaactaataaaagatttcttcatcttttaattattcatattaaaatgttctcactgtaaaaagattttggtctttcttaacaggatacttttaacattatactgcagattactttcattaaaattaacagtgactatactgttaagtttctataaatacctaggtgcttactgaccagctttttgcctcagtcagttaggagtgagttcgcgtcttgcgactcatctcacaagtaacgttacataatttcatagcgcacgtgcagaaattattaaaaaccatatacacagattgattgctcacaaaacgaagtttgaaatagccgcgttcctccaccaaaatgtaacaacattgagttttacatagtaattaactcaaatgatatatagggaatttgaataattaatcaagaatttgattaatatatatctcagatgacagttacatttaattttattgattatgaaaaatagctcaattgccaataccaatactaatcacagggcactgtaatttactcattaatatgtcaatattacattcttcatatcaattattgtgatatctcttactgtaaatgcagatcaaaccgtggtatgtccagcacaccactgtagacctatcaattttcaaatcaagttatcacgccttataattcaaggaaaagtattctctggccatgaaaatattatcctatccttatgataaatttagtttctaaatttagagcttgtagctatagatcagacacatctcagtgactcgtaatgtgagtggggtggagtccaaagtcaatcattttatatatgggtttttaataattcaactagtaatacatcaaactacaaatcacacagagtaaatatgcgtacgaaaatacagacaataaacatttacaagacataacggaatccaaataaaagagagagagagagagagagagagaacgagagagagagagagagagagaagtgtagaaagcgagagagatcacagaatgagctcaggtatgaaaatcatagtcagtaacttttgggaagccaacaacaaatcagatcataacaacactttaaaccagcatttaaatctccatagagaaagtgatacttgcagaagtgtcccatgtgagtgtggcgtgagatcggcgtcgagcttgtgagctttgcgcgttgaaacagccatgtgccatgaaacggaggccatgtgacgcgcgtgcacgctgcgcttggcgtgagcgtggagcacgtggtcctttgttctgtcctcgcgcggtatttgaaaggttcaacaaacattgttccagaattcgtcttccttgcgtggagaggcgaatagtttaataaacttagtaaagaaaagaaaagaaaacgaacgaaacgaaagcttccaaaggagccattaaaatggctttttctctcagcccctgtgctgagggggttcgcgctatgagcgcggcctatggccgcgcggaagcaacgttggagagcagcgtgtccgagaacggagaagagaaagaagagcaagaagagagggtggaccttgtttggtcaattcttatagcttgaaatagttcacgcccattttcgagggagcatccaatgaatgtccgcgatctgaagcggagggaaagttcctttgtctctgttgagacaaccccctgatgatttagggcctgtccgatttcatcaggaatattaaagcaagttcattattccagattaaatacatttttcattactttgctctagataaatgggtctgtcaaagcatgacgattagaacaagactagacataatatatatatgaccaaagatctaatctttagatcgaattacacatttaaagatttgtttaacacatgataacactgcagatattcccaatttatatgggaaacctctaatgtaccgcaaaaacaatactatacacattaagactacatttgagtacattctatcattcttttgtaaggattaggtttcctgtcctgtggtcctgtgagctcgtaaaattttacgagctaccaaggagtgtgggggttgcagaacatttctttttgagaaagtataagattgaaatcaagcatttccacttataagtcagcactttaaccatttacccaggattaaccattttatgcaatacacaaacatataaaatacatatttaataaaggacttacaaaagtaaggaacaaaaagaaaggtttcttttgtgtgtgtgtgtgtgtgtatgttaaggaatttggtttcaggtatcctttgaggctcgcatgggtatcgtaaagtaatttaagtccagccaggctggtatttagtaccaacagtctgaatttacaaaacagaatttaacccatgaatcgctgacctgcatatctgttacaccaggcccaaacctgctaatattcagagatcgggcattgactctattttttggcaaaattattatatactaagtgaaaaatttccaaaaagcttacagcaactggtattcccaggcggtctaccatccaagtactaacctggcccaaacctgcttagcttccgagatcagacgagatcgggcatagctttttttttttttttttttttttttagaataaaacacaTCTTTATCCTAAAAAAATTGTACACATGTATTTTTGCCACCACTCAATCAGTTTCATTGTCTTTAAAGAAAACATGTCTTGCTTCCCCCATTTCCACTTTTCCTCCTTTAGCGTTTCTCttcttattttctgctttttaagaaccTGTTGAATGTCTACTCCACCTTTTGTTCTTGCTTTTACACCTCTATTCAGTCTTTCTATTCCTTTATTTTCCAAACCAAAAATCCTCCCCCCATTTTCCACTTCTCTTACCTCCGGCAGTATCTTCATTCCCTTATCCTCATCCTTTTCTTGACCTTTTTCATAGTCCATCCCAGTCGTGTCCACTTCTTCCTTTTCCTTAGAAAAGTCTTTGTTAATCAGATTTATTTCCTCTTTGTCTACTCCTTCTCCCGTCTCCATTCCTTGTTCTCCATCTTTGTTCTTTTCTTCATTCTCATCTTTGTtggtttcctcctcttcctcattgtcCTGTTCATCTTCCTTTCCTTGAGTCTGCCgcagtgaatcatttaaatgctcaGTTGCAGTATCTCCCATCACCTCCTGTGCGTCCATATTTGTGTCCTCATTTACCTCATGTTCCATCTCTCATCTGCATCTCATGATTGCTTTGTCGCAGCCTTGGCACCGTGGGACTTTGCAGTCCCGCGCATAATGCCCCTGCTCAAAACAGTCTCGACATTTGAATTGCGGACAGTCCTTTTTCTCATGTTCCACACTTACACAGATCCTGCATGTCTTCAATTGGTTGTCATGAATCACTCTGTAGTACTGCACTCCTTCTTCAGTCATGAACCTGGTATTATATGGCAAAGATGTCACTTCTTTTGGAAACTTTACCTTTAGAAAACGTGTTCCGTCCGCCACTGTTGTCCCCGGATGATATCTCCTTCTTAGAGGCAATATGGGAGTTACTCCCCAATCtatcagtttttgaatgatttcctcatcttctatatagctgggcagactcaagaaagataccatcctttctgttgcacacagtttccttatctcacattcttttccgttaatcatgattccattcaacagtgaatcacagtccaactcactttccatagtcatttcaaattcattgttattctttcttcttagtccgatcagttttccaattcctactttctcttcaactgatttaatgatcattattactgttgtgttttctatatcttttacagtcattgttaatgttgcttcttttctgtattgcctctgatactttgtttggtggctcaatttctttatcatttgctgtcgttgagataaatcatttctttttaCTTCAACTCCATTATTAGTTCCAGTACCTTCAGTTGTTTGTAGttctatttttctgtcttgtcCATTGGTTTTTCCATCTTGTTTTCTCCTTGAAACCACCTTTGCCCAAGTCTCATTCCTGCTTTCAGCATTCCCTTCATTCATATTCCTTTCCATCTCGTCAGCAATATATCCAGATTCTCTGATCCCCATCTCATGTCCATTTGACAGTCCGTGTCCTTTGtccattaaatctgtcattttgttacatgaaaccccaaacagtataaactggttggggttaaaaaaaacactaactaatataaactcaacacaaacaaaaaaaaaaacaaaccaactaataaaactaaaccaaactacaaaatggaagagcctctctcttcctactactgccaactcacttcctgttgcactctagcgccctcaggttggtatggccgtaagcgaagactgccgcaaagagagggctatttagagatcagccaatctaatcgccagtacattatctaagtagaaaagaaaacccaaaagcttaaagcacctggtattcctagccggtctctcatccaagtactaaccagacataaagcctgctaagattcagagattgggcattgactctttttttttctttttttgcaacattattatataatttgtgaaattttccaaaaagtttaaagcatctggtattcccaggcagtctcccatccatgtactaaccaggcccaaacctgctaatattcagagatcgggcattgactctattttttggcaaaattattatatactaagtgacaaatttccaaaaagcttacagcacctggtattcccag comes from the Carassius gibelio isolate Cgi1373 ecotype wild population from Czech Republic chromosome B9, carGib1.2-hapl.c, whole genome shotgun sequence genome and includes:
- the LOC127964395 gene encoding uncharacterized protein LOC127964395, translating into MFQASSPAVHGGHLSTWLKAVTTPFLPKDAINLQHPEQLDTELDELMARDPNQSDYYRELARIFRSLVHILVAQARLSERSNIAEEAWKDQAPTQSHLDQLLLETQNQREKEDDTDPELRTGVERLHNALQDLRLDTDQREQLEREARKDLTKKLQQGDALLKRAETELKERVYKTWACKTHLQAAQAKFNKLTLQRDKLQDELYTAHTELRQFHRLQSGWIGETHTTKFLPGRHSNPFSQEPRAGKGGVISLLRKSPASLQEHLSITEGREPFQRTHVTKPCTAHRELHKLARSISTFIPDPAGGHDVHASLQAIDFHLQTVANVTDVNTLYLLKITASRDVHCFLDRQPETVKAYYQQLLQTLILEFSDPNSDHGLLIAMDLKQGRFENPQTFCSQLRNTYFGACNEPGMEQDFNLKTLFLPNLHASWSFHLRVPACPRNRTTQELRNLAHKACTKQKTICEKTVKYPKVSVSEHCLELTLDGALQHHSHRHLYRESIPFQASRGQHSAATSETAEILRVLKDLLHMNTRKEDEPSTQNTARAPQSTATAN